Part of the Shewanella eurypsychrophilus genome is shown below.
GGCATCGTTTGATACCACTTTGACACTGCCGCGGCTCTTAGGTTTGTTGTGACCAACATGTACCTGGAAACCGTGACCAGCAAAGGCTTCTTTACCGTCATAACGCATTGCAGCAGGCAAGAAATGATACTGTAAGTCTGGCCATTCAAGACCCGGTTTTGAGCGAATAAAACCACAAGACTCAAAGTGGTTAGTCGCACCTAGGCCTGACTTATTTAATATCCAACGCGTGCCAATAAACAGCTTGCTTAACGGGTCTATTTTACCGTTAAGCGATATCGGTTTAAGGCACTTAAATTGGAAGTAGAACTCAAGGTGGTCTTGTAGGTTTTCACCTACACCTGGTAGCTCATGTACTTGTTCAATGCCAGCTTGAGCTAGCGTATCGGCCGCGCCAACTCCAGAGAGTTGCAAGATATGTGGTGAGCCAATAGAACCTGCTGATAACACCACCTCTTTACTGGCATTAACCTCTACGTGCTTGCCTCTGCGCTCAAAGTGAACGCCGACGGCTTTCTTGCCTTCACCTTTGTTTTTACTAAATAAGACCTTGTGCACCAAGGCATGGGTTATCACCGTGAGGTTGGCACGCTTCATTGCCGGCCTTAGATAAGCATTCGAAGTCGACCAACGCACGCCATTTTTAACGGTCATGTGCATCGGGCCAAAGCCTTCTTGCTGAGCACCGTTGTAATCAGATGTTGCTAGATATCCGGCATCGACACCTGCATCGACAAATGCCTGATACAGTGGGTTTTTCATATTATTGCCGTTATTGACCGCTAGTGGGCCATCAACACCGCGATAATCATCTTCGCCAAACGCCCAGCTTTCCGCCTTTTTAAAGTAGGGCAGGCAATGGGCGTAATCCCAATCTTTGGCGCCTGC
Proteins encoded:
- the betA gene encoding choline dehydrogenase, which codes for MTHSTNEQYDYIIVGAGSAGCVLANRLSADKNNKVLLLETGGSDKSIFIQMPTALSIPMNTPKYAWQFETQAEPGLDNRRMHCPRGKVLGGSSSINGMVYVRGHARDFDEWQQAGAKDWDYAHCLPYFKKAESWAFGEDDYRGVDGPLAVNNGNNMKNPLYQAFVDAGVDAGYLATSDYNGAQQEGFGPMHMTVKNGVRWSTSNAYLRPAMKRANLTVITHALVHKVLFSKNKGEGKKAVGVHFERRGKHVEVNASKEVVLSAGSIGSPHILQLSGVGAADTLAQAGIEQVHELPGVGENLQDHLEFYFQFKCLKPISLNGKIDPLSKLFIGTRWILNKSGLGATNHFESCGFIRSKPGLEWPDLQYHFLPAAMRYDGKEAFAGHGFQVHVGHNKPKSRGSVKVVSNDAHVAPSIQFNYLSHEDDIEGFRACVRLTREIISQPALDEYRGEEIQPGTEVQTDEQIDSFVRSSVESAYHPSCSCKMGEDSMAVVDSQTRVHGLQGLRVVDSSIFPTIPNGNLNSPTIMLAERAADLILGKAPLAPSTAEVTISEDWQTQQRLRPPVR